DNA from Branchiostoma lanceolatum isolate klBraLanc5 chromosome 6, klBraLanc5.hap2, whole genome shotgun sequence:
GTTTTTCATGTATAAAAGTTTTCTAAATCTAAAGATagaaaagatagaaagatagaaatGTAACCAGTGTCTTCAGATATTATGTTACTTTTGCTTTCAGAGTTCTAACACCAAGATCCAACACAACCAGCCCATAAGTATCAACAGACTCTTCCGACGTCTTGGCATTGACTTTGCCTCCATCAACTTCCACGACGGTACACCGAAGAGAAGGGTCCTGTATGCGATTGACTATTTCAGCAGGTAACATATCAATATGACTACAAGCGTTATGATATACAATGAATGTGCATCATATACTTGATAAAGGAAATGTTGCCTCCATCCCACAGGTACTAGTGGTTTGTTAGAAATGTACCCAAAAAAGTAAttattttgttgctgtttttacaCTTTAATGTATTAGGATTTAAAAGTTCATGTCTTTGGATTGACTGTATGACACGTGGCCCCATTGAGTCCTCTTCAATCACATGAAATGAAGTTTCCATTGATGCCTATTGCTAAATATCTACAGCCTTATCATTTGTCAGACTTCCAATTTTATCATTTCAGTGCTTTGTTACATGAAGTTCACAATAACAAAAATAGTTTAGGAGCTTTAATCTAGATCTGCATTCTTTGTTTTGGAAGTTTGACTGAATCGGTTGTCCTTACTCAGTATATTGATATGACAATCTGTTTTGTTTGCCTACTGCTGTCTTTCCAGATTTGCTTGGGGGTGGGTTATGCCAACCACAGATGACACCGTGGATGAACAGGTGGCACTGACAGTAGCAAAGCTACTGCTCAATCTATGCCTCACTCTTGGGATTGTATGGGAGGAGCTGCAAAGTGACAACGGCAGCGAGTTTGTATCCCATGTTGTCAGGTTTGTATGATTTAACgctatcatatacatgtaatatcttCTCATAACCTACAGACCTACAAACAGTATCAAATACTAAAGCATAGTCATAAATATCACTGAAATATGTATCAAGATTGAACTTGGTATTGATCTTGGTTACGTTGATTGAACCATGTTTTCATCAGTAGACCTGTAATTTCACTTCCAACACTTTAATCAGTTAAATATATATAACAAGCACATCCgtcatgaaaaatacatttaccAGTATGTTAACCCTTATCTTATGTTGTGAACAGTATTGCATCATGgtgtttcttgtttcttcttactATTACAGGGAACTAATGAAGGCCCTGGGGGTCAAGATTGTTCTTGCCAACCCAAGGAGCCCCACAACAGGTGGCAGGTTTGAGCGAGGGATTCAGACCATCAAGACAAAAGTCTCAGCCCTCTTGGCACAGAACAGATTAGACAGCAGTGTGAGCATGACTCCACAGGAAGTGCTACAGAAAGCACTGTATGACTATAACAAGTGggtattttcatattgataCTGCTTGTACTATGCAATATCATATTAATGCAGCAATTTTTTCTCTtactctgatttttttcttatactGAGTCTTGTTTTGCATACAATAACCTTTGGGCAAAATTGAGCATTCATATCTGTCTGCAATAAAATGCGCTCTTTTCTAGCTTCCAAATTGTGTTCTTTTTTCCTTTACTGTAAAGCTCCTGTCATCAGTCTCTCCATTTCCGGGGAAGGAACCTGTGTCCTGTTGACGTTTGGTATCCGTTGTACAAAACCAGGAGGCATCAAATTGAGACCATCAACACTGACAGTCCAGCTGACCTCCTAACCACATACGCTGACCCACCCATCTTCAACAGGTGAAGTACACATCTTCCCTGGATATCTCTGTGAttgaaacaaaccaaaaattttGTAATcagatacaatgtacttctCGAGAAAAAAAAGTGTCACTTACATGTGTATACTACCCTTAATAATGAGCTTTTTAACAGCATAGCATACCTTCATTTTCAGTGATGACATGGAGGAGGCACTTGCTGTGGTATCCTGCGTGGCAGAGGCTGCAACTGTGGCGTCTCTGGTTGCAGAGGGCAAGATAGCTACCAGGGATGAGCAAGTGGTATGTAATAGACATAATAACTGTATATGGCAGCTTTATATTCCAGGACAATGTTCTGCTATGTTGGCAGTGTCTTCATGTGCTGTACAGCTGGTGTTGCCAATTTTTATGGGAAGTTCCAAATTTATGTTTGGATCATATTTTATTTCAGCTGTATGGAAAAGTACTGGTAAATGCATTATAGTACATTCTATGGTGTATTTCCATAAAGGTGTTTAGCAAGGCATTCTGATACACTTTAAACAACTGATCatcttttcttttcatcagACCCACTTTGTCAAGGCTGGTGATGAGGGCTACCTCAAGCTAGATATCAATGACCGCCGTGCAGCAGGTACTGACCGACGacaggtcagggtcagggttctAGATGTGAGGCACAACAAGTTAACCATGGAAGTCCTGGATGATGTAGGGGAAACAACAGGAATGGTACTTCAGAGAAATTACCACGTGTCACAGCTCATCATCAAAAGGTATTTTAACACTTATCATCTACCAAAAGTATGTTGTCTAGTGTGTGCACTAAAGGTAATAGAAATATCCACTCTTACTCTCAAATCTATTTGTAACAATACTGTGTCACTTTCCTTGATATAACCAGGCAGAGTCAGGAACCCCACAGTCAGGATGGCACAGAGTCTGGGATGGCTGCCTGGAGACAGCTTTATGGGTCCCAGAGGCAAATGACAGGGCGTGTTTTGTCGGCATGCCTGCACAACAAGGGGTTGTTGTTCTACGCTTCAGAGCTCGATGGAGGTAATGGTAACATTTGCTGATTGCATCTACCTGTTATCAAGTACAGTTCTGTGCATTTGACATGTGCCATTCAatgttaatttttcatttaAGAATACTCTATGTGTTATATATGGCTGTGAAGATAGAATGTCGAAATCAGTAAGAAGATTATAAGTTTGTCATGACACATTGTTTCAAGTGTAATGCTTCAAAAAATCAGTTTCAAATTATGACAGAAGGGATGATGATTGCAGTCATTTACCATTTAAAGCAAAGGTTAGCCTTCCATTAACCAATCTATTGAATATCCATTTTGTGAGGCTGTTACTTTACCTCCTGTCAGTCCTGTGTAATATATATAACTTCCCCATTCTCCAATCCATAACTGATATGTCCCTTTGTTGAATATTTAGTATTCTTTAGTATAAAAACTTGAAGCTGGGCTATCCTTTTTTGACATGGATGAAACATGAATTTGCATGCTTTGTCATTGCAAATAAAGCATGTTGGCCTTTTGTTGTTACAGGTGCTGCAACTTTCTTTTCAAAGAATGGTGAGGGGATTCTCATCAGCTGGTACCAGTCGATGCAGAGCTACATGTGGACCTCTGTCCCACCTCAACTGCAGGCGGCATTCCAGCCGGGTGTGGTTGTCATGCTAATAACTGCCTTTAAAGAGGGAACATTGGCTCTACAGGTGCCAGCAGAGTGTCCAGATGACATACGGACCTATCAAGAGGTAGATTGTCAAATTTACTTATCAATTGACAATGTTATAATATAGACAGGCCATATAAGTAATTAAACTTTAGAATTATGTCATTGTCagtaaaaatatttctaaaacaagTGTCATATATTGTTGCAGGCCATCACAAAGTGCAACCTTCCATACCTGTCATCAGACAGAAGTGGTGAGCTGTCAGCTTGCATTGTTCCCGTTGCACTGATTGGAATCATATGGCCCCAGTTAAAGGACAGCCGTCTCCAAGAGCTATCTGTTTGTAAGTTTCATCTACTTGGTTATGTTTGTCCTTACCTATGGAGGGCTTTGTTATGACTTTAAGGTTTGTGAAAATTTACCATTTTAAACCTAAGATAGCCTGACTGTCTTTCGGTATGTAATTCTCTCTTTTACTGTAGACCTCCATGTGCCAGCCAGTCACAAGTGTGACATCTGCCAGCGACAGAGACCAATGTGGAAGTACTGGCGATGCACAGCCTGCAATGCTTCCTGTTGCATGGAGTGTACACAGGTTCTCCAGACATGACCACCCTCCTAAGTTACAAGAAGGTATTCAGCAGCGTTTTATGTCCTTAATTCATTGCTTAGGATCATGGAATGCAACATACATGACACATAAACCTGTCAACATTCAATAGTCGTACAAATACAGCAATGAAAATCTTTCTGTGATACCTGTTACAGACATTGCTGACACAAGAGGGCCCAATGTTAAGTTGCAGCAGGATAGTCTGACTGAGCAGGCAGAGCCAGTAGGAAATACACAAGAGACCAGGATGGGTGAGACTTATCCATTATATAAagtgaagtttattgcaagttcatgcccgtggtctaactgcaaatacatggtaaaaacatagggaaaaataTACATGCGTCAGAAAACTATATATAAACAGAACTGATTGCAAGCTTTGGAAAGATCAAAGACCCCTTATATTTTAAGATCATATAGCAGTCTCTTAATCTTCTACATGCTGCCTTACCCTGTACAACCAATGCAAACATGATGCCAAAAGGAGACTTCTACAGGAAAAAGGTTATTGAATAATATGTCAATACATATGTTGCAACAAATATATTTACATCACAGTTCCAGGTACCACTGATGTACGGGAAGTGACGCTAGTTAAAGCAGTTTCAACTTTGGATGGAAAAGTTCCAACACAGACAGCACCAGGGCAGAAGTGCTGTGGTTGCAGCAAAGTTCCAGTTTGTTCCAGCAGTAACTGCAACTGCAGGAAGGCAGGGAAAGTGTGTGGGACTAAGTGCAAATGTGCCAAGAAACATCTAGACTGCAAAAACAAGAACAGTGTGGAGGTGAGATCAgtttttggtactgcaggacCTATATGATATGGCTGCAATGATGTTTGATAGCAGAACTGCTTTTTTGTCTTGATGTACTAAAGCCATCCTTACATCACGGCAAATGATGCTGCAAAGAATTACTTTCCTGTTACCAGCTGTTACGGTGAACTTAACAAAGAACATATTATATTCATAACAATTGGAGGTACCATTGATGTTGActtattttttttgtatgataatacctgttgttatttttgctCACTTGTTATTCCACCTCTCACAGGTCCAAAACAACTGCAGTACTGCTGTTCCCAGGTCTTCGTTGGCACATTCATGTAAGTTAGATATGAAATAGACggatcaaattcaaaacataatgTTAGATTTCTTGTGTTCGTGCTGCATGTTTTCAAGTTACTGCCAGCCGCTGATGACATATAAGAATTCAAACGATTAACCGCCATTgtaattgttttaaaatctttataatTTAGTTGAAGGTTGTCTAAATATACTATTGTGTGTTGTTTATATCTACTAGGGAGAAAGGTTGACCTGTATGAGCTGAGCAGAGGCCTCATGTTGATGGAAGGTGGTACACCTGATGTCCTGCAGCAGAGGGCCCAAACTGCAGGACTCATGTTTCGTGAACCAACCCCGAAAGATGGGAATTGCTTTTTCTGGGCCATCAATGACCAACTGCAGAGAGATGCCCTAAGAAAGGAAGGAGCTAAGACAATGTACCAAGGAGACATTAGGGAGGCAGTGACCTGCTATATAAAAGACCATCCCAAAACGGTGCAGTTTGATTTCACTAACTTTatgattctttttctttttgcttATATGGTGCTTCTGTTCCTGCATAGGGACACATTTAGTAAGTAGAATGCAAGTAGAAAGATTCAATATAATATCATCTGTCAGTATCATTGCTATGTAGCTGACACTTTttaatgtaaatgacaataacatgtaacattattaaTCATCATATCTCATTACATGTCCTTGCAGACAAATGGTGAGTCAATAGTCGCTTTCACGGCTGAAAGAAGCCTAGATGAGTACCTAGCAAAGATGTCCCAAAATGGCTCTTGGGCAGATCACATCTACGTGCAGGCCATAGCTGACTTCCTGAAGCGAACCATTCACATTGTTTCGACAAGTGGAGGTGAAGATGGCTGCTTCATCTGTGTGGAGCCAATAGGTGGGGAAAGTGAAGGGACCCCCCTTTTGTTGGGACACTACGCTGAGCGTCATTACCAAAGCCTGGACACAACAGGTATTGTGCTTTAGATTTTTGTCTTTTACACAATGTAAACTTTAAAAGAAACACAGTGCTGTGATATGTCATACACTGTAGACGTTCATTGTCTTCCCACAATAGTCTTCCTTGCTTTCTATgaacaatatatattttttatacattttgatCATGTCATACATCCACGCTACATTTCAGCTGCTTTAGGCTCCAGTCCTTcaccactccaaggctccagtccttcaccactccaaggctccagtccttcaccactccaaggctccagtccttcaccactccaaggctccagtccttcaccactccaaggctccagtccttcaccactccaaggctccagtcctTCACCACTCCATGATGATGAGGTGTGAATTAATTTGATTTTTATTGGATCCCAGGTATATCCGACGACCGTGGATTgttgaactccacggccgtgcAATTCATCAATggggtgatgaactccacggccgtggaattcatcgatatagtgatgaactccacggccattccgcgacgatatagtgatgaactcaacggcaatgccgtcactaatagcgacgattcgccgtggaattcatcgatttagtgatgaactccacggccattccgcgacgatatagtgatgaactcaacagCAATGCCGTCACttatagcggcgattcgccgtggaattcatcgattaagtgatgaactccacggccattccgcgacgatatagtgatgaactcaacggcaatgccgtcactaatagcggcgattcgccgtggaattcatcgatttagtgatgaactccacggccattccgcgacgatatagtgatgaactcaacggctaTGCCGTCACtgatagcggcgattcgccgtgaaattcatcgatttagtgatgaactccacggccattccgcgacgatatagtgatgaactcaatggcaatgccgtcactaatagcggcgattcgccgtggaattcatcgatttagtgatgaactccacggccattccgcgacgatatagtgatgaactcaacggcaatgccgtcactaatagcggcgattcgccgtggaattcatcgatttagtgatgaactccacggccattccgcgacgatatagtgatgaactcaacggctaTGCCGTCACtgatagcggcgattcgccgtgaaattcatcgatttagtgatgaactccacggccattccgcgacgatatagtgatgaactcaacggcaatgccgtcactaatagcggcgattcgccgtggaattcatcgatttagtgatgaactccacggccattccgcgacgatatagtgatgaactcaatggcaatgccgtcactaatagcggcgattcgccgtggaattcatcgatttagtgatgaactccacggccattccgcgacgatatagtgatgaactcaacggcaatgccgtcactaatagcggcgattcgccgtggaattcatcgatttagtgatgaactccacggccattccgcgacgatatagtgatgaactcaacggctaTGCCGTCACtgatagcggcgattcgccgtgaaattcatcgatttagtgatgaactccacggccattccgcgacgatatagtgatgaactcaacggcaatgccgtcactaatagcggcgattcgccgtggaattcatc
Protein-coding regions in this window:
- the LOC136437595 gene encoding uncharacterized protein, which produces MGTTDVREVTLVKAVSTLDGKVPTQTAPGQKCCGCSKVPVCSSSNCNCRKAGKVCGTKCKCAKKHLDCKNKNSVEVQNNCSTAVPRSSLAHSWRKVDLYELSRGLMLMEGGTPDVLQQRAQTAGLMFREPTPKDGNCFFWAINDQLQRDALRKEGAKTMYQGDIREAVTCYIKDHPKTTNGESIVAFTAERSLDEYLAKMSQNGSWADHIYVQAIADFLKRTIHIVSTSGGEDGCFICVEPIGGESEGTPLLLGHYAERHYQSLDTTAALGSSPSPLQGSSPSPLQGSSPSPLQGSSPSPLQGSSPSPLQGSSPSPLQGSSPSPLHDDEVSIAMRYHSLLGPESIGDTPPVRRRQSENGDM
- the LOC136437594 gene encoding uncharacterized protein yields the protein MLISKAEADALLYYLGRRKTKSATDWEHEVFQNLSVLEHKSWPEPFGLRGTQESKLQTKSFQRKARGFECVEGELRKQGKLVMIKEDFPEIMRAYHDNASHPGITAMKLKLSQIYDHYDSIKVADYVNNCSVCRTYKSSNTKIQHNQPISINRLFRRLGIDFASINFHDGTPKRRVLYAIDYFSRFAWGWVMPTTDDTVDEQVALTVAKLLLNLCLTLGIVWEELQSDNGSEFVSHVVRELMKALGVKIVLANPRSPTTGGRFERGIQTIKTKVSALLAQNRLDSSVSMTPQEVLQKALYDYNNSCHQSLHFRGRNLCPVDVWYPLYKTRRHQIETINTDSPADLLTTYADPPIFNSDDMEEALAVVSCVAEAATVASLVAEGKIATRDEQVTHFVKAGDEGYLKLDINDRRAAGTDRRQVRVRVLDVRHNKLTMEVLDDVGETTGMVLQRNYHVSQLIIKRQSQEPHSQDGTESGMAAWRQLYGSQRQMTGRVLSACLHNKGLLFYASELDGGAATFFSKNGEGILISWYQSMQSYMWTSVPPQLQAAFQPGVVVMLITAFKEGTLALQVPAECPDDIRTYQEAITKCNLPYLSSDRSGELSACIVPVALIGIIWPQLKDSRLQELSVYLHVPASHKCDICQRQRPMWKYWRCTACNASCCMECTQVLQT